The following is a genomic window from Caproiciproducens sp. CPB-2.
GAATGTATTTCGCCGTTTCGGCCGGCAAATCGTAGTTCCGAGAGACCATATGCAAAATTCGAGTGAGCATCGGGACCCCGGCATACAGCTTATTGCCCTGCCGCTCCTGCTCATCCACTTTCGCCCGAATCTGCTTTCGGGCATAGTTCAGCCTGCTTTTCGTTGTTCCTTCCGTTGTTTCCATAATTTTTGACACCTCGGAAAGAGGCAATTCGTCAAAATAGTACAGCATTACGGCTGTCCGCTGAGCATCAGGAAGATTTTCTATCATGCTCTTGATAATTTCGCGTTTTTCCGCCTGATCCACATATTCCTGCGGGAGAAAATTTTCGCCGACTTCCTCAATCGACCCAAGTACGGCATCTTCCTCTTCATTGTTCTGAAAAAGCATGGGCTTACGCTTTTTCAGGTTGTTCTTGCTGACATTCACCACAATCATTTTCAGCCAATTGATAAATGCTTTTTCGTCCTGCAGGCGTGCGATATTCTGGAACACTTTTATGTAGGTATCCTGTACCACATCTTCCGCATCGTCTTCATTCCGCACGATTCCCAGCGCCGTGAAATACACCATTTGCCGAGTGTCGTTGTAGATTTCCTCCAACGCATGGGAATTACCGGTCTTCGCTCTTTGCACGATTTCAACGTCCATCACTAACGCTCCTCAATGTTTACTTTTGATTATTCGCTAAGTTTTCCCTCTTTCCATATACAAAGACAATTATGAAAGGCCACCGGTTTTATTTTCATGACTTTATTTTTTCAGCCTTTTACTTAAAAAAAGATCCCGTTTGCTTTTCCCATCAGCCATTATCCAAAAAAACCGAATTTCCTGTTTGGCTTTAAACTGTTTATAATTTATTCATAAATTGTATTATATTCCTCATTTTTCCAATTTTCAACATAACTTAGTTTAAATATGAACTTTTTCTCTTTAAAATCGTTTCGGTTTTCATCAAAAAATTAGATTTTTCCTCTCTTACGATTTTTCGTGCCGGGAAATTTAATTTCCTGGTGTTTTTTGGCATATTTTACCTTTATCTGAGAAATTCGACCTGTGTCAAATTTGCGGCAAAAACAAAAATAAGCCCTTGCAAACACAATGTTTGCAAGGGCTTTTGAATGCTGAAATTATCTCTTTGAGAACTGGGGTGCGCGGCGGGCTGCTTTGAGGCCGTACTTCTTGCGCTCCTTCATTCTCGGGTCGCGGGTCAGGAACCCGGCCTTCTTCAGAACAGGACGCAGATTCTCGGAATCATACTGGAGCAGCGCTCTGGCAATGCCGTGGCGGATTGCGCCGGCCTGGCCGGTTACGCCGCCGCCGGCTACGCGGCAAACAACGTCGAATTTCTCATTTGTATTGGTAAGAACCAACGGCTGACGGACAATCAGCTTGAGGGTCTCAAGTCCGAAATAATCGTCGATGTTCCTGTCGTTGATGGTCACTTTACCGGTGCCCTGGTAAACCCTTACGCGGGCAACGGAGCTTTTTCTTCTGCCGGTTCCATAGAAATATGGTGCTTTCTCGTACATATTAATCCTCCTCCCTTACAGTTCCCAAGCCTGCGGCTTCTGAGCAGCGTGAATGTGTTCCGCGCCTTCAAACAGACGAAGTCTGGTCATGGCGGCACGGCCGATCGTGGTGCTGGGGATCATGCCTTTTACGGCAAGCTCCATTGCTTTGCAGGGCTTTTCACTCATAAGGGTGTCGTATCTGACAGCCTTTAAATGTCCGATATAACCGGTGTGGTGATAATAATATTTCTTTTCCGGTTTCTTTCCGGTCAGCACGGCGTCTTTGCAGTTGATGATGATCACATGGTCGCCGCAGTCAACGTGCGGAGCAAAGGTTACTTTGTGTTTTCCGCGGAGCAGAACGGCGGCCTGTTTGGCGACGCGGCCCAGCGGTTTGCCTGCTGCGTCGAGCACATACCACTTGCGCTCAACTTCGCCGGCCTTCGGCATATAGGTGGACATAGCTTATACCTCCTGAATTTTTATCTGAAAATATCACAAAACCCCGCCCTTTTGGCAGGGCTGCCTTTCTTAAAAAAGCGCGCCGAAAAACGGCGCAAAGGAATTGCATGTATGATACTACCACAGGAAAGCCGTCGTGTCAAGAGCAAAATACGATTATTTTAATTTAGTTGATGGTTTCCTCCTGTTTTCACCTGTTTTTGGCCTGTTTCTCGTTGTCACTCCCCCGTCATTTCATTTTTCAGGTGCTCTTTTGCCTATATTGTCAACCATATAATTAAATTTCAGGTTGACAATACAACAAATTCTGCCTATACTGAAAACAAATGAATTGATACGGGAGATGCTTATGAAAACAAAACAACTGACTTTGACCGCATTGTTTACCGCGCTTACCATTCTGTTCGCGCAGCTGATCCTTCCGCTGTCCTTCACCCCGGTTCCGCTGTCGCTTTCCCTTCTGCCGGTCTATCTTTCCGGCGCGATTCTGCCGAAGCGGTACGCCGTATACTCCCAGCTGGTCTACCTTCTGATCGGCGCCGTCGGCCTGCCGGTATTTGCCGGGTTCAAAGGCGGCCCGGGCGTGCTTTTCGGGCCAACGGGCGGATTCCTCATCGCCTATCCGCTGATGGCCTTTCTGACCGCGTGGATTCTGGAGCTCCTGAAGAAAAAGGCGCTTGCCTCCTGCGTCCCGGCCATGCTTGCCGCCCTTGCCGTGTGCTATCTGTGCGGCTCCCTGTTCTACGTGTTTGCAGGGCACGTCAGCTGGCTCAAATCCCTTTCCGCCACGGTTTTCCCGTTCGTGCTTTTCGATCTGGTCAAGGTCGCCGCCGCTGTTTTACTCGCCCCGGCGATCAACAAAGCGTTAACAAAAGCAAACCTAATACAAGCTGTATAACAGTTGTCCCCTTTTGGGCCATGCGGTCAGCACGCGCCTACGGCGACGCTCCCAGACAGTTATCTGTTGAATTGCGGCGATACGCGTCCGAAGGAACTCCTTCCGGCGCGGACCCTCCCGGCCCGAGAGCAAAATAAGACCCGTTATAAAGCCCTTTTCTTCGGATAGGGCTTTTTTTCACTGCGGATTTATCCAAAGCATAAAGATTAACTTATCATAAAAAAAGCGGTTGAAAATTCAGCCGCCGGAATCGCTATTGCATTTCCCTTCCTATGACCTGCGCGAGCGCGCCCACCTTTTGAAACAGGGCGGCGTAAGCCTCCGGGGTGAGCTGCTGCGCGGCGTCGCTCATCGCGGCCTTGGGGTTGGGATGCACCTCGATAATCAGCCCGTCGGCGCCCGCGGCGATTCCCGCGAGCGACAGGGACGTAATATACTTTGATTTTCCCGCCGCGTGGGACGGGTCGATAATAATCGGCAGGCTGCTGCGCTCCTTGACCACCGGCACGGCGGAAACGTCCAGCGTATTGCGCGTCGCGGTTTCAAAGGTACGGATGCCGCGCTCGCAAAGCACAACATTGTAATTGCCCTCGCTCATAATGTACTCCGCGGCGTCCAGCCATTCCTCCACGGTCGAGGAAATGCCGCGTTTGAGCAGCACGGGGATTTTAGAGCGGCCCACTTCGCGCAGCAGGCGGAAGTTCTGCATGTTCCGCGCGCCGATCTGCAGCATATCGCAGTATTTTCCCGCGGTGTCGATCTGGTCGTGCGCCACAATCTCGCTGACCACCTTCAGCCCGCAGGCATCCGCGGCCTTCCGCATCAGCTTCAGGCCCTCCTCCTCCATCCCCTGAAACGAATAAGGGGAGGTTCTGGGCTTGTAAGCGCCGCCGCGCAGGAAACGGGCGCCCGCCGCCTTCACGCCGACGGCCGCCTGTGTGATCTGGTCCTCGTTTTCCACCGCGCAGGGACCGGCCATCATCACCAGCTTCTTCCTGCCGATGACCTCTTCCCCAACCTGTACCACTCGTCCGTCCGGGCACATCTCCCGGCTGGCCAGCTTGTAGGAATGCATGATGGGGACGCATTTTTCAACGCAGTCCATCAGCTCAAAGTCAAATCCGCCGAGTTTCGCCTTATCGCCAAGGACGCCGACGATCGTCGCCTGGGAACCGGTGGAAAGGTTTGCGCCAAGGCCATGCTCCTTTAAGGCCTCTATGACTCTATCCACGTCCTGTTTCGTGGACCCGTTTTTCATTACAATAATCATGATTTCATACCCTTTTTTCCGCGTTATGGAAATTCTTTCCGCAATACGCTTTCATAACTTTATGCTTTAAACCGTTAAATTTATTATACCTTTTTTCCGAGAAAATTGCAAGTCCGGAATCCCCGGAGCATAAAAAAACAGCCACCCTATTGGGTGACTGCTTTATCATGTTGGCACCTTCCTATTGTCCCGGGCCGTTGCCAGCCAAGTATCTTCGGCACCAGTGAGCTTAACTTCCGTGTTCGGGATGGGAACGGGTGGACCCTCACCGTCATCAGCACCAACTTTTTTTCAGTTCTCGCGACGACTTGATAATAATACCACCGTCTCCGACAAAATGCAAGTGTTTTTTAAAAATAATTTAATTTTTTGTTACATGGGAGTAAACTCGATCCTATTTTGGACAGCTTTTTCGGTTCTTATACACCGAAAACACGGATTTTTAAGTCTTTTGCAAGCTTAACTGTTCATTTCGGCGGAACTCAGCATATTGCGGCAGGCGGCGAAAATCCCGATGGATACCAGCACATTGCTGATAAAAACCGGCAGCCCCAGCAGCGTCAGCGGGATATTTTCAACAAGGAGATAAAGCGCAAGGCTGATCCCCGCTCCCGGCAGCAGAAGGACAACCAGCATCAGCATGTAGGCGAACATCAGCAGCCCCTTGTTCACCAGCTGGCCGAATATCCGCTGGGAAAGGACATTCCCCGCGGTATAAAT
Proteins encoded in this region:
- the aroF gene encoding 3-deoxy-7-phosphoheptulonate synthase: MIIVMKNGSTKQDVDRVIEALKEHGLGANLSTGSQATIVGVLGDKAKLGGFDFELMDCVEKCVPIMHSYKLASREMCPDGRVVQVGEEVIGRKKLVMMAGPCAVENEDQITQAAVGVKAAGARFLRGGAYKPRTSPYSFQGMEEEGLKLMRKAADACGLKVVSEIVAHDQIDTAGKYCDMLQIGARNMQNFRLLREVGRSKIPVLLKRGISSTVEEWLDAAEYIMSEGNYNVVLCERGIRTFETATRNTLDVSAVPVVKERSSLPIIIDPSHAAGKSKYITSLSLAGIAAGADGLIIEVHPNPKAAMSDAAQQLTPEAYAALFQKVGALAQVIGREMQ
- the rplM gene encoding 50S ribosomal protein L13 — its product is MSTYMPKAGEVERKWYVLDAAGKPLGRVAKQAAVLLRGKHKVTFAPHVDCGDHVIIINCKDAVLTGKKPEKKYYYHHTGYIGHLKAVRYDTLMSEKPCKAMELAVKGMIPSTTIGRAAMTRLRLFEGAEHIHAAQKPQAWEL
- the rpsI gene encoding 30S ribosomal protein S9 produces the protein MYEKAPYFYGTGRRKSSVARVRVYQGTGKVTINDRNIDDYFGLETLKLIVRQPLVLTNTNEKFDVVCRVAGGGVTGQAGAIRHGIARALLQYDSENLRPVLKKAGFLTRDPRMKERKKYGLKAARRAPQFSKR
- a CDS encoding biotin transporter BioY, whose protein sequence is MKTKQLTLTALFTALTILFAQLILPLSFTPVPLSLSLLPVYLSGAILPKRYAVYSQLVYLLIGAVGLPVFAGFKGGPGVLFGPTGGFLIAYPLMAFLTAWILELLKKKALASCVPAMLAALAVCYLCGSLFYVFAGHVSWLKSLSATVFPFVLFDLVKVAAAVLLAPAINKALTKANLIQAV